From Marinobacterium sp. LSUCC0821, a single genomic window includes:
- a CDS encoding UbiH/UbiF/VisC/COQ6 family ubiquinone biosynthesis hydroxylase has translation MTNLAKQREVDVAIAGAGMTGIATALQLAELGLKVEVLDQFGLDLKALDKQVEQVLQGEFESRVSALTLASVELLKSIDAWQYLVDWRIEPYQKMYVWDGETRGEVEFDAFDMHEAQLGYIVENRLIVLALLKAALLNSNIQLNFASRIRAVDPVVNGSRHLFLDDGDQLTVRLLVGADGANSTTRKQLGLGTHEWDYGHHAVVATLEMDAEHQHCCWQRFTEDGPLALLPLADEARRKVSLVWSTSPAHAKSLQEMDEESFCQAISFGSRQGPGRIVAAANVQVVPLRQRHAQHYVAEAGVLVGDAAHTIHPLAGQGVNLGFLDSAALADVLAEAMTRRETIGSLDVLRRYERTRKLENVRMSAVMEGFRRLFTPQPAIIEWARGAGMRLFNSVDPVKQHVMAQAMGLSGQLPTRMRRSAKDA, from the coding sequence ATGACTAATTTAGCGAAACAGCGTGAAGTGGATGTTGCGATTGCTGGCGCAGGGATGACCGGTATCGCAACTGCACTGCAACTTGCCGAGCTAGGGCTTAAGGTTGAGGTATTAGATCAATTTGGTCTCGATCTTAAGGCGCTGGATAAGCAGGTTGAGCAGGTGCTTCAGGGTGAGTTTGAGTCCAGAGTGAGTGCCTTAACACTCGCTTCTGTAGAGCTTTTGAAATCAATAGATGCTTGGCAATATTTGGTTGATTGGCGAATCGAGCCTTATCAGAAGATGTATGTCTGGGATGGTGAAACACGTGGCGAGGTTGAATTCGACGCATTTGATATGCACGAAGCGCAGTTGGGATATATCGTCGAGAATCGTCTAATTGTCCTTGCTTTGCTTAAGGCGGCACTTCTCAATAGCAATATCCAGTTGAACTTTGCGTCGCGCATTCGCGCGGTCGATCCTGTGGTTAATGGTTCTAGACATCTCTTTTTAGACGATGGTGATCAGCTCACTGTTAGACTTCTGGTTGGTGCCGACGGTGCCAACTCTACAACCCGTAAACAGCTTGGTTTGGGTACGCATGAGTGGGACTACGGTCACCACGCAGTGGTGGCCACCCTTGAGATGGACGCTGAGCATCAACACTGTTGTTGGCAGCGTTTTACTGAAGATGGGCCATTAGCGCTTCTGCCACTTGCGGATGAGGCGCGGCGCAAGGTGTCGCTGGTATGGTCTACTTCGCCTGCACACGCTAAGTCTCTGCAAGAGATGGATGAAGAGAGCTTCTGCCAAGCGATTAGTTTTGGTTCTCGACAGGGACCAGGCAGGATTGTTGCTGCTGCTAATGTGCAAGTGGTTCCGCTTCGTCAGCGTCATGCCCAGCACTATGTGGCAGAGGCAGGAGTTTTAGTGGGTGACGCTGCGCACACGATTCATCCGTTAGCGGGGCAGGGGGTCAATCTTGGTTTTCTCGATTCAGCTGCGCTTGCCGATGTGCTTGCAGAGGCGATGACGCGCCGTGAAACCATAGGTTCGCTTGATGTGCTGCGACGATATGAGCGAACACGTAAGTTAGAAAATGTTCGAATGAGTGCGGTAATGGAAGGGTTTAGACGACTCTTTACGCCGCAACCCGCGATCATTGAGTGGGCTCGTGGAGCTGGCATGCGGCTATTTAATAGCGTAGATCCAGTGAAGCAGCACGTGATGGCGCAAGCGATGGGTCTTTCCGGTCAACTTCCCACTAGAATGCGACGTTCTGCCAAAGACGCATAG
- the ubiH gene encoding 2-octaprenyl-6-methoxyphenyl hydroxylase produces MPNREFDNSFDLIVCGGGMVGASLVAALLPAAKKLGLRMALVEQSPLKAHPDPQFQPSFDARSTALAYGSRSAFEQMGIWSLLREHLTPIETIHVSDQGRFGQTTMRAEQESVDALGYVVENHWLGQVLMSAVLHGRDQVELFSPATVSSIDLTDGVRSVVISEEGGEQRTLKAPLVVMADGGRSELRQSMGIDYRAKPYHQHALIANVEVDRDHQGVAYERFTEKGPIALLPIEAIGATHRMGLVWTQTDDLVESRMNMPDEQFLSELQQAFGHRAGRLVSVGERYSYPLNLVLADEQVRAGLVVLGNAAHSLHPIAGQGFNLALRGVCELAELILQRKQQNLPLGELASLQGFVSQRQKDQQRTIGFGELALATFSSSNPLLRVGRALALQTLDMVPAGRTLLARAAMGLDTPAVRLTIDD; encoded by the coding sequence ATGCCTAACCGAGAGTTCGATAACAGCTTCGATCTTATCGTATGTGGCGGCGGCATGGTTGGGGCTAGCCTCGTTGCTGCTCTGCTACCGGCTGCGAAAAAGCTGGGTTTGCGTATGGCACTGGTTGAGCAGAGTCCCTTAAAAGCTCACCCAGATCCACAGTTTCAGCCAAGCTTTGATGCACGCTCTACTGCGCTTGCATATGGATCTCGCTCCGCCTTTGAGCAGATGGGGATTTGGTCCTTACTGCGTGAACATCTAACGCCCATCGAGACTATTCATGTATCGGATCAAGGGCGATTTGGTCAGACGACTATGCGAGCAGAACAAGAGAGTGTCGATGCTCTGGGTTATGTTGTTGAGAACCACTGGCTGGGTCAGGTGTTGATGAGTGCCGTTCTGCATGGTCGAGATCAGGTTGAGTTATTCTCACCAGCGACGGTCTCCTCTATCGATCTAACGGATGGCGTGCGTTCGGTTGTTATTTCGGAAGAGGGTGGCGAGCAGCGTACTCTTAAAGCGCCCTTAGTAGTCATGGCTGACGGTGGACGTTCTGAACTTCGTCAATCTATGGGGATTGATTACAGAGCAAAGCCCTATCATCAGCATGCGTTGATCGCGAATGTTGAAGTCGATCGCGATCATCAAGGCGTTGCTTATGAACGCTTTACGGAAAAAGGCCCAATCGCACTGCTGCCTATTGAGGCTATAGGCGCTACCCATCGTATGGGTTTGGTTTGGACGCAAACCGATGATCTTGTTGAGTCGCGCATGAATATGCCTGATGAACAATTTTTAAGTGAGCTACAGCAAGCTTTTGGTCATCGAGCTGGGCGTTTAGTCAGTGTCGGTGAGCGATACAGTTACCCGCTTAATTTAGTACTCGCAGATGAGCAGGTGCGTGCGGGTTTGGTTGTATTAGGTAATGCTGCCCACTCACTGCACCCAATAGCGGGTCAGGGATTTAATTTAGCCTTGCGAGGTGTCTGCGAATTGGCTGAGTTGATACTGCAGCGCAAACAACAGAATCTGCCTTTGGGAGAGTTGGCTTCACTACAAGGTTTTGTTTCACAGCGTCAAAAGGATCAGCAGCGCACCATCGGTTTTGGTGAGCTCGCACTTGCTACATTTAGCTCATCCAATCCGCTGTTGAGAGTAGGGCGTGCTTTGGCGCTACAAACTCTAGATATGGTTCCGGCCGGTCGGACACTACTGGCCCGAGCGGCAATGGGTTTGGATACCCCTGCGGTTAGGTTGACTATCGATGACTAA